In Drosophila teissieri strain GT53w chromosome 2R, Prin_Dtei_1.1, whole genome shotgun sequence, the following proteins share a genomic window:
- the LOC122613573 gene encoding uncharacterized protein LOC122613573, producing MGVRVIETDSASDSYDDDECSTCQKEQASGKSPNKSKRSSTPPEATVYASKDLVGNCKEYRIENNSRDLRIIGNGNRIRIVNNSGSLQIIGNSTRLKIQSNSGSLKYMGNDGRIYLGSSSTQQVVDYTGCNGLLKVVKSLDLSGDAKRKPSSRSKNPKPTDAGQSQSKSTGIEIDSNLTIQHGAGNIVIKNAINVSI from the coding sequence TCGGCGAGCGATTCGTATGACGATGACGAGTGCTCCACTTGCCAGAAAGAGCAAGCGTCGGGTAAATCCCCCAATAAGAGCAAGAGGAGTTCCACGCCGCCGGAAGCAACTGTCTATGCCAGCAAGGACCTGGTGGGCAACTGCAAGGAGTACCGCATCGAGAACAACTCACGCGATCTGCGGATCATCGGCAATGGCAATCGGATACGGATTGTGAACAACTCCGGGAGTCTGCAAATAATCGGCAATAGCACCAGATTGAAGATCCAGAGCAATAGCGGATCCCTGAAGTACATGGGCAATGATGGACGGATCTACCTGGGCAGCAGTTCCACGCAGCAGGTGGTCGACTACACGGGCTGCAATGGACTGCTCAAGGTGGTCAAGTCCCTGGATCTCAGCGGCGATGCCAAGAGAAAGCCCAGCTCTCGATCGAAAAACCCCAAGCCAACGGATgctggccaaagccaaagcaagtCCACTGGCATTGAGATCGACAGCAATCTCACGATCCAGCACGGAGCTGGTAACATTGTGATCAAGAATGCCATCAACGTGAGCATTTGA